The Apium graveolens cultivar Ventura chromosome 11, ASM990537v1, whole genome shotgun sequence genome has a window encoding:
- the LOC141697069 gene encoding citrate synthase, glyoxysomal-like → MESVEKSSVAARARLVVISSHLIAHNSSSDSILLQASTVSSVPPPPNVKGNLSIVDERTGTNYSLQVSPHGTVKATDLKKITTGKNDKGLKLYDPGYINTAPVKSSICYIDGDEGILRYRGYPIEQLAEGSSFVEVAYLLMYGNLPSGSQLADWEFAISQHSAVPQGILDMIQAMPHDAHPMGVLVSAMSTLSIFHPDANPALRGQDLYNSKQVRDKQIVRILGKAPTIAAAAYLRMAGRPPVLPSNNLSYSENFLYMLDSLGNRSYKPNPRLARVLDILFILHAEHEMNCSTAAARHLASSGVDVYTALAGAVGALYGPLHGGANEAVLKMLSEIGTVDKIPEFIEGVKNRKRKMSGFGHRVYKNYDPRAKVIKKLAEEVFSIVGRDPLIEVAIALEKAALSDEYFVKRKLYPNVDFYSGLIYRAMGFPTEFFPVLFAIPRMAGYLSHWKESLDDPDTKIMRPAQVYTGVWLRPYTPQRERMVPTETDKLGKVSVSNATRRRLAGSGA, encoded by the exons ATGGAAAGCGTAGAGAAATCTTCAGTAGCGGCTCGAGCACGTTTGGTTGTCATCTCATCTCACCTAATCGCCCACAACTCTTCCTCCGATTCAATTCTTCTCCAAGCTTCCACCGTATCGTCCGTACCACCACCACCTAACGTTAAGGGGAATTTGAGCATTGTGGATGAACGTACCGGTACAAACTACTCTCTTCAGGTCTCCCCACACGGTACTGTCAAAGCTACCGACCTCAAAAAG ATTACAACAGGAAAAAATGACAAGGGACTTAAACTTTATGACCCGGGTTACATCAATACGGCACCCGTGAAATCATCGATTTGCTACATCGACGGTGACGAGGGGATCCTTAGATACAGAGGCTATCCTATTGAACAGTTGGCTGAGGGCAGTTCCTTTGTGGAAGTTGCATATCTTTTAA TGTATGGGAACTTACCATCTGGAAGTCAGTTAGCTGATTGGGAATTTGCTATTTCACAACATTCAGCCGTACCACAAGGAATCTTG GATATGATACAAGCCATGCCTCATGATGCACATCCGATGGGTGTTCTTGTCAGTGCAATGAGTACTCTTTCAATTTTCCACCCTGATGCTAATCCTGCTCTCAGA GGCCAGGATTTGTACAACTCTAAACAAGTGAGAGATAAGCAAATAGTGCGCATTCTGGGGAAG GCCCCGACTATTGCTGCGGCAGCTTATTTGAGAATGGCAGGGAGACCTCCTGTTTTGCCCTCCAATAATCTCTCTTATTCTGAGAATTTCTTGTACATGCTTGATTCATT GGGTAATAGGTCTTATAAGCCAAATCCAAGATTAGCTCGAGTCCTAGACATTCTCTTCATATTGCATGCGGAGCATGAGATGAATTGCTCTACTGCTGCTGCCAGGCATCTTGCATCAAG TGGTGTTGATGTGTACACAGCACTTGCTGGCGCCGTGGGAGCACTTTATGGTCCACTTCATGGTGGAGCTAACGAG GCTGTGCTTAAGATGCTTAGTGAAATTggaactgttgacaaaattccagAGTTCATCGAGGGTGTGAAAAACAG GAAGAGGAAAATGTCAGGTTTTGGCCATCGTGTATACAAAAACTATGACCCGAGAGCAAAAGTGATAAAGAAGTTGGCAGAGGAGGTTTTTTCTATTGTTGGCCGAGATCCTCTCATTGAG GTGGCTATTGCTTTGGAGAAAGCGGCACTATCAGATGAGTATTTTGTCAAACGGAAATTGTATCCAAATGTTGATTTCTACTCTGGATTGATTTATAG GGCAATGGGTTTTCCGACAGAATTTTTTCCTGTTTTATTTGCAATTCCTCGAATGGCTGGTTACTTATCACATTGGAAAGAATCCCTGGATGATCCTGATACAAAGATAATGAGACCTGCTCAG GTTTATACTGGTGTATGGCTGCGTCCTTACACGCCACAACGTGAAAGAATGGTACCTACGGAGACAGATAAGCTAGGCAAGGTTTCTGTATCGAATGCTACCAGGCGGCGCCTGGCTGGTTCTGGGGCTTAG